In a genomic window of Chryseobacterium sp. G0162:
- a CDS encoding M48 family metallopeptidase — protein MKVTHLLGMGAFALLVAACTTNPITGRSSLQLANNSEILTMSAQEYKTTLSKGKLITGTADAKRVVNVGNRIKNAAERYYQSIGRSADLANYSWEFALLQSNELNAWCMPGGKVAVYTGILPVTKDDNGLAVVMGHEVSHALAGHGNERISQAMMAQYGGAILGGAISNAQWASVFQKVYPIGSQVALLKYGRGQESEADEMGLYLMSMAGYDPRAAIPFWNRMEAASSGARQPEFLSTHPSPDTRISDINKDLPKALEYYKAAGGKL, from the coding sequence ATGAAAGTTACACATCTATTAGGAATGGGAGCATTCGCTCTGTTGGTCGCTGCCTGTACTACAAATCCGATTACAGGAAGATCATCTTTACAGCTGGCCAATAATTCAGAAATTTTAACAATGTCTGCACAGGAATACAAAACGACATTGTCTAAAGGTAAACTTATTACCGGAACAGCAGATGCAAAGAGAGTGGTAAATGTAGGAAACAGAATTAAAAACGCAGCAGAGAGATATTATCAGAGCATAGGAAGATCGGCAGATTTAGCCAATTACAGCTGGGAGTTTGCTCTTCTGCAAAGCAATGAATTAAATGCATGGTGTATGCCGGGAGGTAAAGTAGCTGTTTATACAGGAATTTTACCAGTTACAAAGGATGATAATGGACTAGCAGTAGTAATGGGACATGAAGTTTCCCATGCATTGGCAGGTCATGGAAATGAAAGAATTTCTCAGGCTATGATGGCTCAATATGGAGGAGCTATCCTTGGAGGAGCTATTTCAAATGCACAATGGGCAAGTGTTTTCCAGAAAGTATATCCTATTGGTTCACAGGTTGCATTATTAAAGTATGGTAGAGGCCAGGAGTCAGAAGCTGATGAAATGGGGCTTTACCTGATGTCTATGGCAGGATATGACCCAAGAGCAGCCATCCCTTTCTGGAACAGAATGGAAGCTGCATCTTCAGGAGCGAGACAACCAGAATTCTTATCTACTCACCCGAGCCCGGATACAAGAATTTCAGATATTAATAAAGACTTGCCGAAAGCTTTAGAGTATTATAAGGCTGCAGGAGGAAAATTATAA
- a CDS encoding exopolysaccharide biosynthesis polyprenyl glycosylphosphotransferase translates to MQRIRYSRYLKSIIILLDLMVIASIFIFFFISRNENLKYHKETWYQNAFSLVLLFLFWVLLSGRTKIYNIPRNLTYTLFLERLLIHFISFILGVLLIGKVSNNVFFNSDIYWLSFYLFIFIFLAKSLIYFSIKYLRSLGVNYRNIMFLGDGDSTEILKNIFKERKDYGYRIFEHENADASTAELVSFWKKNGIHTLFLSTENSYGESVESDIFKLAEENKVHISLIPSITQSDFFLYDLAYIQTQPVLNQARYPLDYYSNFLMKRTFDIFFSIFVLAFVCTWLFPIIAILIRVSSKGPVFFFQKRYGFHEEVFSCIKFRTMVVNDESTTSTTRENDTRITKVGKFLRKTSLDELPQFINVLKGEMSVVGPRPHMLAVDNYYKPKIGRYSLRSMVSPGITGLAQVSGLRGDFGDVEVEMKKRVLADAFYVRNWSFVLDLVIILKTILLVIGGDKNAK, encoded by the coding sequence ATGCAGAGAATTCGATACTCTAGATACCTGAAATCGATCATTATTTTGCTTGACCTCATGGTTATTGCATCTATTTTCATATTCTTTTTTATAAGCAGAAACGAAAACCTGAAGTATCATAAGGAAACCTGGTACCAGAACGCTTTTTCTCTGGTTTTGCTGTTTTTGTTCTGGGTGCTTCTCAGCGGTAGGACAAAAATATACAATATTCCGAGGAACCTTACGTATACTCTCTTTCTGGAAAGGCTTCTGATTCATTTCATATCCTTTATACTTGGTGTTTTGCTTATTGGGAAGGTCAGTAATAATGTATTCTTCAACTCTGATATTTACTGGTTATCATTTTATCTGTTTATATTTATCTTTTTAGCAAAATCACTCATCTATTTTTCTATTAAGTACTTACGGTCTTTAGGGGTTAACTATCGAAATATCATGTTTTTAGGAGATGGAGATTCTACGGAGATCCTAAAAAACATTTTTAAAGAACGTAAAGATTACGGATACCGAATATTTGAACATGAAAACGCAGATGCCAGCACCGCCGAATTGGTGAGCTTCTGGAAAAAAAACGGTATCCATACATTGTTTTTATCTACAGAAAATTCTTACGGTGAAAGTGTTGAGTCTGACATATTCAAACTTGCAGAGGAAAACAAGGTTCATATTTCATTGATCCCCAGTATTACCCAAAGTGATTTTTTCCTCTATGATCTGGCTTATATTCAAACTCAACCCGTTCTTAATCAGGCAAGATATCCATTAGATTATTATTCCAACTTCCTGATGAAAAGAACATTTGATATTTTCTTTTCCATATTTGTTCTGGCTTTCGTTTGTACATGGTTATTTCCGATCATCGCAATTTTAATCAGGGTAAGTTCCAAAGGACCTGTTTTCTTCTTTCAGAAAAGATATGGTTTTCATGAGGAGGTGTTCAGCTGTATAAAATTCAGAACCATGGTAGTCAATGATGAATCTACAACGAGTACAACCAGAGAAAACGACACCAGAATCACCAAGGTAGGTAAATTTTTAAGAAAGACCAGCCTTGATGAACTTCCGCAGTTTATCAATGTACTGAAAGGCGAAATGTCTGTAGTAGGTCCACGTCCTCACATGTTGGCTGTTGATAATTACTACAAACCAAAAATCGGAAGATATAGCCTAAGAAGCATGGTAAGTCCAGGAATTACAGGTCTTGCACAGGTAAGCGGATTGCGTGGTGACTTTGGAGATGTGGAGGTAGAAATGAAAAAAAGAGTTCTCGCAGACGCATTCTATGTAAGGAACTGGAGTTTTGTGCTGGATCTGGTTATCATATTAAAAACCATTTTACTGGTTATTGGTGGGGACAAAAACGCAAAATAA
- a CDS encoding ABC transporter ATP-binding protein, with product MIEVKDLKKSFGDVEVLKGISTSFDKGKVNLIIGQSGSGKTVFLKSLLNVYMPSSGEILFDGRDVNTMTREEKQHLRSEIGTVFQGSALFDSLTVEENIMFPLDMFTNLTFREKKKRVFEVIGRVHLDKAGRKYPSEISGGMQKRVAIARAIVNNPKYLFCDEPNSGLDPYTSKVIDDLLYEITKEYNTTTIINTHDMNSVMTIGEKIVYLRLGIKEWEGNKDILITAGNKNLIDFVYSSELFKELREYLLENNKTIENTKLDDNEKGT from the coding sequence ATGATTGAGGTAAAAGATCTTAAGAAAAGTTTTGGAGATGTTGAAGTACTTAAGGGAATTTCGACTTCATTTGATAAAGGAAAAGTAAACCTTATCATCGGACAGAGTGGCTCGGGAAAAACCGTTTTTCTTAAAAGTTTACTGAATGTCTATATGCCATCATCCGGAGAAATTTTGTTTGACGGCCGGGATGTCAATACCATGACGAGAGAAGAAAAGCAACACCTTCGTTCAGAAATTGGAACCGTATTTCAGGGAAGTGCCTTATTTGACTCTTTAACAGTAGAGGAGAATATTATGTTTCCATTGGATATGTTTACCAACCTTACTTTTAGAGAAAAAAAGAAGAGAGTTTTCGAAGTAATAGGAAGGGTACATCTTGATAAAGCAGGAAGGAAATATCCTTCTGAAATTTCCGGTGGAATGCAAAAAAGGGTTGCCATTGCAAGAGCAATTGTAAACAATCCGAAGTATTTATTCTGCGATGAACCTAACTCAGGGCTGGATCCATATACCTCTAAGGTTATTGATGATCTTCTTTATGAAATCACCAAGGAATACAATACTACAACCATCATCAATACTCACGATATGAATTCTGTAATGACGATTGGCGAGAAAATTGTATACCTAAGACTTGGTATCAAGGAATGGGAAGGGAATAAAGATATCCTGATTACAGCAGGCAATAAAAATCTGATTGACTTCGTTTATTCTTCAGAACTATTTAAAGAGCTGAGAGAATATTTACTTGAGAATAACAAAACAATTGAGAATACAAAATTAGACGATAATGAAAAAGGTACTTAG
- a CDS encoding c-type cytochrome, which translates to MKKLIAAASFTAILLVSCTPKASTSAATAGTLTSTAEEMAQGKTIFENSCGKCHKLPDPTSHNSVQWVGIMNAMAPKAKLTDDQNKWVYDYIVSVKK; encoded by the coding sequence ATGAAAAAACTCATTGCTGCGGCATCATTCACTGCGATTCTATTAGTTTCCTGTACCCCTAAAGCTTCAACATCTGCTGCTACAGCAGGGACTTTAACTTCTACTGCTGAAGAGATGGCTCAGGGAAAAACTATTTTTGAGAATTCTTGCGGAAAATGCCATAAGCTACCGGACCCTACGTCTCATAATTCTGTACAATGGGTTGGAATTATGAATGCTATGGCTCCTAAAGCAAAACTAACGGATGACCAGAACAAATGGGTTTATGATTACATTGTTTCTGTGAAAAAGTAA
- a CDS encoding T9SS-dependent M36 family metallopeptidase, translating to MNRKLFLLPISVAVFFAFGKINAQNSTKLIQDYYQKSGKLLQKNGANDKVGVIILNEDKSQSLGAHIVDVQQTYDGLRVYNALGKVIVKGDKIISEKNDFSRNVVVAQQNKAQGRLSEDLIKQKLGLIKILEIDYSSDVYFEKNGVFVLSKELFVSDAHSSDVWHVIADASSGEILSKDNMTLSCQFDHSSDSGEKSEEIQESQNIVDQPTFFKGTIQNTAGNLLVPSNASYNIFPLPLEAPTFGSRAVVNNPWDLTASPEGWHSDGTNSYTNTRGNNVYAYSDQGNTNLPGYSPDGGSARNFNFPFADDRYADPFVYRDAAVTNLFYMNNKMHDVFYKFGFTESARNFQTNNFTNGGIGGDAVRAEAFDGSGLNNANFSSGYERVVSGQNQVLAPRMQMYLYDRTQTADDPIVRYQYNSPATIVSRPKVLTGGASFGPIFGPAVTGDLAVSVPADACIAPAAGSLINKIAIVTSTSCEYGLKVLNAQNAGAIGVIVYRPSSDTPVSMGAGNSGGQVTIPSINIGKTEGEFMIAQLNSGTTVNATLNFDYSGFKHSSFDNGIIAHEYGHGISNRLTGQGYSCLSTANTTEQMGEGWSDYFALMLTTRPGDTSALARGVGTYPKGQPITGVGIRPAQYSPDFNVNGYTYAQTNTAAIPHGVGFIWATMLWDLTWNYIEKYGYNSDVLASTTSGNAKALQIVIDGLKLQPCSPTFIDGRDAILKADLLGNGGGDKCMIWKAFAKRGLGVNASAGSKVVANDQVEDFTVPAECNVSLATDEVKALNNKFIVFPNPTYDEFFVGNIDKSSQEVKIKMFDMSGKLVFSDARESGSKKAISTKGLQKGVYMVHIQQGDKTQTEKLIVR from the coding sequence ATGAATAGAAAATTATTTTTACTCCCGATTTCGGTAGCGGTTTTTTTTGCCTTTGGTAAAATAAATGCACAAAACTCCACGAAGCTTATTCAGGATTACTATCAAAAAAGTGGAAAATTACTTCAAAAGAATGGTGCCAATGATAAGGTTGGGGTGATTATTCTAAACGAAGATAAGTCACAAAGCCTTGGAGCTCACATCGTGGATGTACAACAAACCTATGACGGACTAAGAGTGTATAATGCGTTAGGCAAAGTCATTGTTAAAGGAGATAAAATTATCTCTGAAAAAAATGACTTCAGCCGAAACGTTGTAGTGGCTCAACAAAATAAAGCCCAAGGAAGGCTCTCTGAAGATCTAATCAAACAAAAATTAGGACTTATTAAAATTTTGGAAATCGATTATTCATCTGATGTCTATTTCGAGAAAAATGGAGTATTTGTTCTTTCAAAGGAATTATTTGTATCAGACGCTCATTCTTCCGATGTATGGCATGTCATTGCAGATGCCAGCAGTGGAGAGATACTTAGTAAAGATAATATGACCCTGAGCTGTCAATTTGATCACAGTTCAGATTCCGGTGAAAAATCTGAAGAGATACAGGAATCTCAAAATATCGTAGATCAACCCACCTTTTTTAAAGGGACTATTCAGAATACAGCAGGTAATCTGCTTGTTCCTTCTAATGCTTCCTATAATATTTTCCCTCTTCCTCTAGAAGCTCCCACTTTTGGAAGCCGTGCTGTTGTAAATAATCCATGGGATTTGACGGCTTCTCCGGAAGGGTGGCATTCTGACGGCACCAATAGCTATACCAATACCCGGGGAAATAATGTCTATGCCTATTCTGATCAGGGTAATACCAATCTGCCAGGTTATTCACCTGACGGAGGCAGTGCCAGAAACTTCAATTTCCCATTTGCAGATGACAGATATGCAGATCCGTTTGTATACAGAGATGCAGCGGTTACCAATCTGTTTTATATGAATAATAAAATGCATGATGTATTTTATAAGTTCGGATTTACAGAAAGTGCTCGAAATTTTCAAACCAATAATTTTACTAATGGAGGAATAGGTGGTGATGCAGTACGAGCTGAAGCTTTTGACGGAAGCGGTCTCAATAATGCCAATTTCAGCTCAGGATATGAAAGAGTTGTTTCAGGGCAAAATCAGGTTTTAGCCCCAAGAATGCAAATGTATCTGTATGATAGAACTCAAACGGCAGATGATCCTATTGTAAGATATCAGTATAATTCTCCGGCTACCATTGTAAGCAGGCCTAAAGTGTTAACCGGAGGAGCTTCATTCGGACCTATCTTTGGCCCTGCAGTTACAGGAGATCTCGCTGTTTCCGTTCCTGCCGATGCATGTATAGCACCCGCTGCAGGAAGTCTTATCAATAAAATAGCCATTGTGACCAGTACAAGCTGCGAATATGGCCTTAAAGTTCTGAATGCACAAAATGCAGGTGCCATTGGAGTTATAGTATACAGACCTTCAAGTGATACTCCTGTAAGTATGGGAGCAGGAAATTCGGGGGGGCAAGTAACGATTCCATCTATCAATATTGGAAAAACGGAAGGCGAATTTATGATCGCTCAACTGAATAGTGGGACTACAGTCAATGCCACTTTGAACTTTGATTACAGCGGATTTAAACATTCAAGCTTCGATAACGGGATTATTGCTCATGAATACGGACACGGAATTTCAAACAGACTTACAGGACAAGGATATAGCTGTCTTTCTACGGCCAATACAACAGAGCAGATGGGAGAAGGATGGTCAGATTATTTTGCGCTCATGCTTACCACAAGACCAGGTGATACTTCTGCCCTTGCCAGAGGCGTAGGAACCTATCCAAAAGGACAGCCTATTACAGGAGTAGGGATCAGACCTGCCCAATATTCACCGGATTTCAATGTAAATGGTTATACCTATGCACAAACAAATACAGCAGCTATTCCACATGGGGTAGGATTTATCTGGGCCACTATGCTTTGGGATCTTACCTGGAACTATATTGAAAAGTATGGATACAACAGTGATGTTTTGGCAAGTACAACATCAGGAAATGCAAAAGCGCTGCAAATTGTGATAGATGGATTAAAACTTCAGCCTTGTAGCCCTACATTTATAGATGGAAGGGATGCTATTCTTAAGGCTGATCTTTTAGGAAATGGGGGCGGAGATAAATGCATGATTTGGAAAGCCTTTGCAAAAAGAGGATTAGGAGTTAACGCTTCCGCAGGAAGTAAAGTAGTGGCTAATGATCAGGTAGAGGATTTTACCGTACCTGCAGAATGTAACGTTTCATTGGCTACTGATGAAGTGAAAGCTTTAAACAATAAATTTATTGTTTTCCCTAATCCGACTTATGATGAGTTCTTCGTTGGAAATATTGACAAATCTTCCCAGGAAGTTAAGATTAAAATGTTCGATATGTCCGGAAAATTAGTGTTTTCAGACGCCAGGGAGTCTGGGTCGAAGAAAGCCATTTCTACAAAGGGATTGCAGAAAGGAGTTTATATGGTTCATATTCAGCAGGGAGATAAAACCCAGACAGAAAAGCTTATTGTAAGATAA
- a CDS encoding bifunctional 5,10-methylenetetrahydrofolate dehydrogenase/5,10-methenyltetrahydrofolate cyclohydrolase, with protein MAEILDGLKVSKEIKAEIKVEVEKILANKRRAPHLVAILVGNNGASKAYVNAKVKDCEEVGFQSSLIKFPSTVSESELLETIDELNKSKAVDGFIVQLPLPDQVDQEKIINAIDPRKDVDGFHPENFGKMALEMDTFLPATPFGILTLLERYNIETKGKDCVIIGRSKIVGRPMSILMGRKDFPGNSTVTLTHSYTKDIEEYTKKADIVITALGDPHFLKGEMIKEGAVIVDVGITRVDDDSPKGYYLAGDVDFDSCAAKASWITPVPGGVGPMTRAMLMKNTIIAYKTSVYND; from the coding sequence ATGGCAGAAATTCTTGACGGACTTAAGGTTTCCAAAGAAATCAAAGCTGAGATCAAAGTTGAAGTTGAAAAAATCCTGGCAAATAAAAGAAGAGCACCTCATTTGGTTGCTATTCTTGTAGGAAACAACGGAGCAAGCAAGGCTTATGTAAACGCTAAGGTAAAAGATTGTGAAGAGGTAGGATTTCAATCCAGCTTAATCAAATTCCCAAGCACAGTTTCAGAATCTGAACTATTGGAGACCATTGACGAGCTGAATAAATCTAAAGCAGTGGATGGTTTTATTGTTCAGCTCCCTTTACCGGATCAGGTGGACCAGGAGAAAATCATCAACGCTATTGATCCAAGAAAAGATGTGGATGGATTCCACCCTGAAAACTTCGGAAAAATGGCTCTTGAAATGGATACTTTCTTACCGGCAACTCCTTTCGGAATCTTAACATTATTGGAAAGATATAATATTGAAACCAAAGGAAAAGACTGTGTAATCATTGGTAGAAGTAAAATTGTAGGAAGACCAATGAGTATCTTAATGGGAAGAAAAGATTTCCCTGGAAACTCAACGGTTACCCTTACCCACTCCTACACAAAAGACATTGAAGAATATACTAAAAAGGCAGACATCGTTATTACAGCCTTGGGAGATCCTCATTTCTTAAAAGGAGAAATGATTAAAGAAGGTGCTGTAATCGTTGACGTGGGTATTACAAGAGTAGACGATGACTCTCCAAAAGGATATTACCTTGCCGGTGATGTAGATTTTGACAGCTGTGCAGCAAAGGCAAGCTGGATTACTCCGGTTCCTGGAGGAGTAGGCCCAATGACAAGAGCAATGTTGATGAAAAACACCATTATTGCTTATAAAACTTCGGTCTATAACGACTAA
- a CDS encoding MlaE family ABC transporter permease, with protein MLKKFFTAVGEYMILLGKSLQKPQKMRVFWKLLMREINDLGVNSFGLVVFTSIFVGAVVAIQMFNNFDASSFPIPPSFVGYATKAVLVLEFAPTIISLILAGKVGSYIASSIGTMRVSEQIDALDIMGVNSPNFLIFPKIIACMIFNPLLIAISIVFGIGGGYIAGILTGNWTENDYIVGIQMYMPNLFIYYAFTKTIVFAFIIATVPSYFGYFVKGGSLEVGRASTQAVVWTMVFIIISELILTQLILS; from the coding sequence ATGTTAAAAAAGTTTTTCACAGCAGTAGGGGAATATATGATCCTTTTAGGAAAATCCCTGCAAAAACCCCAGAAAATGAGGGTTTTTTGGAAGCTGCTCATGAGGGAAATTAATGATTTGGGAGTTAATTCTTTCGGTCTCGTAGTCTTTACCTCGATCTTCGTGGGGGCAGTAGTAGCGATTCAAATGTTTAATAACTTTGATGCTTCATCATTTCCTATTCCTCCTTCATTTGTAGGATATGCAACAAAAGCAGTACTTGTTTTAGAATTTGCTCCTACCATTATCAGTTTGATTTTAGCAGGTAAAGTAGGATCATACATTGCTTCCAGTATTGGAACAATGAGGGTTTCTGAACAGATTGATGCCTTAGATATCATGGGAGTCAATTCACCCAATTTTTTGATCTTTCCAAAGATCATTGCCTGTATGATTTTTAATCCTCTTCTTATCGCTATCAGTATCGTATTTGGTATTGGCGGAGGCTATATTGCCGGGATTTTAACAGGAAACTGGACCGAAAACGATTATATTGTAGGGATCCAAATGTATATGCCTAATCTATTTATCTATTATGCATTTACCAAAACCATAGTTTTTGCATTCATTATTGCAACGGTTCCTTCTTATTTCGGATATTTTGTGAAAGGAGGATCTTTGGAAGTAGGTAGAGCAAGTACCCAGGCAGTGGTATGGACAATGGTCTTCATTATCATTTCCGAATTAATTTTAACCCAATTAATATTAAGCTGA
- a CDS encoding DUF4251 domain-containing protein produces MKKYISILIIFGFLFSFQSCASQGSSDPTIVNALVNSQEFTFYAQRANPTNYDVINVMNSMPNSTSTRMLNLNSGDYTIDVSKSNVDVVLPYFGRLFNPSFGNNDKNGYRFTSKDFVINKSQNKKGTWTVQIKPKDVSTVEEINIEIFKNGKAFVSMKSNDRQPITYDGYVAKSEVKQEKEKL; encoded by the coding sequence ATGAAAAAGTATATTTCTATTCTGATAATCTTTGGATTTCTATTCAGTTTTCAAAGCTGTGCATCACAGGGTTCATCAGATCCAACAATAGTAAATGCGTTAGTGAATTCTCAGGAATTTACTTTCTACGCACAGAGAGCCAATCCTACAAATTATGATGTTATCAATGTTATGAACTCTATGCCCAATTCGACTTCAACCAGAATGTTGAATCTGAATTCCGGAGATTATACTATTGATGTAAGTAAAAGCAATGTGGATGTAGTTCTGCCGTATTTTGGAAGATTATTCAATCCTTCTTTCGGTAATAATGATAAAAACGGCTATAGATTTACTTCAAAGGATTTTGTCATCAATAAATCTCAAAATAAAAAAGGAACCTGGACTGTTCAGATTAAACCTAAGGATGTGAGCACAGTTGAAGAGATTAATATTGAAATTTTTAAAAACGGAAAAGCATTTGTTTCAATGAAAAGTAATGACCGACAGCCCATTACTTATGACGGGTATGTCGCTAAAAGTGAAGTTAAACAGGAAAAAGAAAAACTTTAA
- a CDS encoding c-type cytochrome, translated as MKKLILSGIAASAFLVSCGPKSTAVTGPKYTSSEQLAQGKTIFENSCAKCHKLPEPTKHDNQGWINTLSRMAPKAKLNDDQHQMVYDYLISVNKK; from the coding sequence ATGAAAAAATTAATCTTAAGCGGTATTGCGGCATCGGCATTTCTGGTATCCTGCGGTCCTAAAAGTACGGCCGTAACAGGTCCTAAGTATACCTCATCTGAACAGTTGGCCCAGGGAAAGACCATTTTTGAAAATTCCTGTGCAAAATGTCATAAGCTGCCTGAGCCTACCAAGCATGACAATCAGGGCTGGATCAACACTTTAAGCAGAATGGCCCCTAAAGCTAAGCTTAATGATGACCAACATCAAATGGTCTATGACTATCTGATCTCTGTAAATAAAAAATAA
- the meaB gene encoding methylmalonyl Co-A mutase-associated GTPase MeaB — translation MKFSTEELIEGIQSGNKRLIAKAITLVESKKAEHRVQAEDLLKKIMPLTGNSIRVGVTGVPGAGKSTFIESFGRLAIAQGKKVAVLAIDPSSSINKGSILGDKTRMEELAKEENAFIRPSPSSGFLGGVANTTFETMMICEAAGYDYILIETVGVGQSEVLVADITDVFLFLKIIGGGDELQGIKRGIMEMVDVIFINKVDQDNLQKAKNTRLELKRALDFIPPKEKEWKIPVLLGSALHNEGLLEIYDKISEFINLKKKAGRFDEIRTQQAEKRFEYWVQEYILSLMKKSNDVEEAYQMHKKNASEMVSNPSTEAKLFVEKFLSGENRA, via the coding sequence ATGAAATTTTCTACAGAAGAACTTATTGAGGGAATACAATCAGGAAACAAACGTCTGATTGCAAAAGCTATTACTTTGGTTGAAAGTAAAAAAGCTGAGCATAGAGTACAGGCGGAAGACCTTCTGAAAAAAATTATGCCTTTAACAGGGAACTCCATAAGAGTAGGAGTAACTGGAGTCCCCGGTGCCGGGAAATCTACTTTTATTGAAAGTTTCGGTAGGTTGGCGATTGCCCAGGGCAAAAAAGTGGCAGTTCTTGCCATTGATCCCAGTTCTTCAATCAATAAAGGAAGTATTCTGGGTGATAAAACCCGTATGGAAGAATTAGCAAAAGAAGAAAATGCCTTCATACGGCCCTCTCCAAGCTCAGGATTTTTGGGCGGAGTTGCGAATACCACCTTTGAAACCATGATGATCTGTGAAGCTGCCGGTTATGATTATATTTTAATTGAAACCGTTGGAGTAGGGCAATCTGAGGTTTTGGTGGCTGATATTACTGATGTTTTTCTGTTTCTTAAAATCATTGGTGGTGGAGACGAACTACAGGGGATAAAACGAGGAATAATGGAAATGGTAGATGTTATTTTCATCAATAAAGTAGATCAGGATAATCTTCAAAAAGCAAAAAATACCAGACTTGAATTAAAAAGAGCCCTGGATTTTATTCCGCCAAAAGAAAAAGAATGGAAAATCCCGGTATTATTAGGTTCTGCCTTGCACAATGAAGGGCTGCTGGAGATATATGACAAAATCTCTGAGTTTATTAATTTGAAAAAAAAAGCTGGACGTTTTGATGAAATCCGTACCCAACAGGCAGAAAAGCGATTCGAATATTGGGTGCAAGAATATATCCTATCCCTGATGAAAAAGAGTAATGATGTAGAAGAAGCTTATCAAATGCATAAAAAAAATGCTTCAGAGATGGTTTCCAATCCAAGCACTGAAGCAAAATTATTTGTTGAAAAATTTTTATCGGGAGAAAACAGGGCTTAA
- a CDS encoding 7-carboxy-7-deazaguanine synthase QueE, translating to MNKEQDILLKEGKMLPVMEHFYTLQGEGAHTGKAAYFIRLGGCDVGCHWCDVKESWDPELHPLMNAEEIAETAAKHCKTVVLTGGEPLTWNLEVLTSKLKELGCTIHIETSGAYPMSGHLDWITLSPKKTGLPKDEIYQKAHELKVIVFNNHDFAFAQEQAAKVSESCKLYLQSEWSKRDDMYPKITDFILEHPEWQASVQTHKYLNIP from the coding sequence ATGAATAAAGAACAAGATATTTTATTAAAAGAAGGTAAAATGCTCCCTGTAATGGAGCATTTTTACACTTTACAAGGAGAAGGAGCACATACTGGAAAAGCGGCTTATTTTATCAGGCTGGGAGGCTGCGATGTAGGCTGCCACTGGTGTGATGTGAAAGAAAGCTGGGACCCGGAGCTCCATCCTTTGATGAATGCTGAGGAAATTGCAGAAACAGCGGCTAAACATTGTAAAACTGTCGTTCTTACAGGAGGAGAACCTCTTACTTGGAATTTGGAAGTTCTTACCTCCAAATTAAAAGAACTTGGATGTACTATTCACATTGAAACTTCAGGAGCATATCCTATGAGCGGGCATCTGGACTGGATTACTCTTTCTCCAAAGAAAACAGGATTGCCTAAAGATGAGATCTATCAAAAGGCTCATGAGCTTAAAGTTATTGTTTTCAACAATCATGATTTTGCATTTGCACAGGAACAGGCTGCCAAAGTTTCTGAAAGCTGTAAGCTTTACCTCCAAAGTGAATGGAGTAAAAGAGATGATATGTATCCTAAAATTACAGATTTTATTCTGGAACACCCGGAATGGCAGGCTTCTGTTCAGACCCACAAATATCTGAATATACCGTAA
- a CDS encoding outer membrane beta-barrel protein gives MKKVLSIALIGFSMWASAQISLAGKANLIFPTGSPSWSNIKGTVNDAIEGTGKNNVGFNVGLSLKVGLPTSLFLMPEVYYTHFKNEFTTENTTFDVKSNRIDVPVLLGYNVLGNMLGVFVGPVGSFNLSKDNTYNDFKENAKNNFTVGYQFGAQLEIKKLIVNAKYEGAFSKDERNFINKVSGSEIRYDNRPNLFMVGLGYKF, from the coding sequence ATGAAAAAGGTACTTAGTATAGCGTTAATCGGGTTTTCAATGTGGGCTTCTGCACAGATCTCACTGGCGGGTAAAGCCAATTTAATATTTCCTACAGGTTCACCTTCATGGTCCAACATTAAAGGAACTGTGAATGATGCCATTGAGGGAACAGGAAAAAACAATGTAGGGTTCAACGTAGGACTTTCATTAAAAGTAGGATTACCTACGTCATTATTCTTGATGCCTGAAGTGTATTATACTCATTTTAAAAATGAGTTCACTACAGAAAACACAACTTTTGATGTGAAGAGCAACCGTATTGACGTTCCGGTTCTTTTAGGATATAACGTTTTAGGTAATATGTTAGGCGTTTTTGTAGGTCCGGTAGGAAGCTTTAACCTAAGCAAAGACAATACCTATAATGATTTTAAAGAAAATGCGAAAAATAACTTTACAGTAGGCTACCAGTTCGGAGCACAGCTTGAAATTAAAAAGCTTATTGTAAATGCAAAATATGAAGGGGCTTTCAGCAAAGATGAGAGAAACTTCATCAATAAAGTTTCCGGTTCGGAGATCAGATATGATAACAGACCTAACCTGTTTATGGTTGGTTTGGGATATAAATTTTAA